The Setaria viridis chromosome 9, Setaria_viridis_v4.0, whole genome shotgun sequence sequence TTCTCCACAAAAATAAATAATCGACGAATAGAAATGCAATTGGTAATAACCAAATATAGGAATAGTTAGTTGCAAGAAATTTTATTCCGAATTATGCAGAAGTCAACGACAGAGCATGGTTTCATCACCTATCATTCTTGCGAGAGACGTCACTTCGAGCACGCGTTTCTACACGGCTTCTACTACTTCAGTCTCTGTCGACGAACCAGACAACTCTATGATATCTGCTGCTTGCAGTTTGAACTCGCACAAAACTAGCATTGTTGAGTTTGCACAGCACGTTGGTTCTGAATAATGTCGCTTATTAGATTAGCTAGCTTGATGCTGGATTGCAGTGCTAGCAGCTAGGTCCAACCAAATGAGGGTTAGCTACACCTGGAGCAGTTGATGTCagttgcatttctttttttttttctggaccAATTATATGCCCTTTCTACTTCTAGGGAAGGCAACATGTTTGACTTGGGAAGCAGCAGTTGTTACACGGCTGGATGAGAGTTGACTTCACTGCAAACTTGGTCCCGGAACCGTGTTCTAGAAGGTCAACAGGAATAATGTGTCGTGTGTTCCTCAAGGCTAGCAAGCTAACCGACTGAGCGGAAATAATGGACTAACATAAAATTATTCTGTCGCACATGCGTCATGAAAAATGCTGCCCCGACCCAAAAAAGTCAAAGGCCAAGAATATTCTGAGAATCGAGTGAGATtgtagagcaactccaagatgctgctaatcttacccccaatacctttttaaggaaaaaagagaaaaaaaatgaactccaacaatccacctaaaccttcctcaattttttagcaacgctaaaaaacagcctgccaccacgtatattttagtgttggcgttcctcccccaatcctaattcccgcacgcccgcgcgtcccttccgataggtccaatacgatgacgtggcctgtgtttgaaatattggggactATTTATTAGcaatctgctgtggactgatatgtttttgggggaaatttttttggaagaacctcaatacatagttttggggaagaattttttaggatactcttggagttgctagCTTCAGATTGGGCGCAGCAGTTAGCAAGGTGACCTGacatggaaaaaagaaaaagagtagGGTGCAATTCGAGCGCTGGTCAACTCTCCCCTGGACTTTTCCCTGGATACTGCGAATACATGTGGAGGATTTGACACCTGAAACTGAAACAGAAATATACTAGTGTTTCGTTCGATTCTGACTAGGCCTGAATGATGGAGCTAGGATGATGATTGGGAATGGGAGCTAGCTAGATCGCCCGGCGGACACGTCGATCATGGCGCGAATAGTCAACGGGATAGCCAGGGATCTTTCCGTGTTCAGGAACGGCCAGCCAGATGGCTGTTTGCACTCTGCAGCCACAGTAGCCCATAGAGactctcctcttcttcatcaatCATCAGTCATCAGCATCTTTCACTTTCAGGCAGCTGCAGTAACTTACAATCTTTTACAGTTCACCTCTGCAGCTCTGCTAAAAAGGTTCAACTAGAAAATCCCTTGAGAGGGAGCACACACATCTAAGAGCAAAGAGAAAAGAACATGTATTTGTCGTTCAAGAAAGCCTTTTCAAATCGTTTGAACGCAACTATTCCACATTTTTTGCCATAACATGGGGAGGCTGCTTCTGCTTCAATTCGCAGCCCGAGCCCACCGACCATTGGCGAAAAACTGAAGCTACCCTATGCGCAGCCGCATCGTAAGCTGTACGTCCGGCTGCTACGATACGATCGCGGCCGCATCATCGTAAGCACCGCCGTGCAGGGAGATGGCGAAGTGATTCAGTCGTCAAACCGTCGTCGTCGTGGCCACGCAGAATCCGCCATTTTAGCAGCCTCCTGTTCCATTCCATATGTGCGGCCGCGGAAGCATACGGATTTACGGAGCTTATCATATTAAACCCCTCTGAAAGCCGCATAGATCCTGTGGCCTTCCAGTCCAGCTGATGAAACCACCGACGCGACGCGACAATACAAGTACGACGCGGATAGCCCAGAAATTAATGGATCTTCCGTGACGGTAGGTGACTGTCCAATAATCCAATCATCAGAGCGAGATCCGATCCCTTGGTCCAAGCAAGCTAGTACCGTCGGATCGGGTGTCTGTGACTGCAGCATGACAAAGCTCGATTATTAAGGGCTTCAGCCGTTGCGCCGAGTTCAGAGCTTATAGCTGACGCAGCAACGGATTGAATTGGTCCAAGCAGGGACGGAATCTAATTAATACAGCTGACGCGCAGCAACTGATCATGTAGTTACATACATGTCCATCAATCTATCATCACTAGCAGGAAAGAAAAATTTGGTTTGCGTGTTATCATGCATTATCCTTCACAGACATCTTTCATGTCCATTTATAGTCGATACATCGAGCACTGCACTAGCCAGAAAGCATCAAAGTAAAACCAATCATGTACATGAGGGTTTATTTTGGAAATGCACAAACTGTCATTTTTTTCTGGAAAATAAAACAGTCAAACACTACGGCCATTTTTGGGAGATAATCTTCCTCTATTATTCCCAACTGCCTTGAGCAACTTGGCCTTAGCATACAGAGAATTATCTGTTAGAAACGCGTCATGGCGTGCGTACTCAGACTCTCTCCATCCATCCCTCTCTGCTACGACTGCTGTTGCCGCTGTCCACACGCCATGTATATTCTAGTACTGAGATCCCTTGCGGCGCTCTCAGGGTCGGCTCGGGCAGCAAACCCGATCCATTGCCGCCGCTGCCCTAACCTCCaatcctccgcctcgccgccgcctgagctcatTACCGAAAGCCCgtgggagggtggcggcggggcttctTTGCCAGCTCGAGGTGTGATCCGGCTGGATCTAGGGCGCGGCATCAGTGAGAAAATGCCCGCGGGtgcaggcggcggaggtgggaggGGGTCCGCGTGTGGTGCGAAAGCGGCAGTGCGCGTCTTGGGTGGCTTGCGGCGGGCGCAGCATTCCGGCCCCCCGAGGGAGTtagccggcgcgggcggccttttgcggcggcgagggcaggggCCATGGATCCGGCGCTGTTTTGGCCAGATCCAGTGGTCGTGCGTGCACGGAagtggagatggcggcggtgcggcgtgCTAGGAACGGCGGCGGTCCGGGGCTGTGAGGGCATCGGCCGGACCCTCGGGGGTGCGGTGCCCTGGGTGCGAGTCGGAGGCGAAACGTGATGGCTGCATGTGgctaggggtggtaatggatcatggccgtcatgcctccttcacaatccaactcagccctatctattttagttcaaaatcatataaattATGGCCCGGCCCTTATTGagcccgatccttaaatttactaggctaaattagagggcCCTCTACCACCCCTACATGTGGCTGGACAGCGGTTGCCGGCTAGATCTTGGCCGGTGCTTCATGGCGGTCAACGAGGCGCTTCTACACGGCAACTCCTGTGTCttcaacggcggcggcgtggtgtcgcggccggggtggcCTGTGCAAGGCGTGCCAGCGACGCCATGGAGGTGCGGTAGGGATGCATGGTGTAGGGGTGCTCTAGCGGCACCGAGGTGGTGTTGCGAGCGTCGTTGGGCCACCTCTCCTCGGCTGAGGAGTTGCGGAGGCGGTGATGGGAGAGGGAGGCTGCTGGGCGATGGTGGGGCTTGCGCGGCGTGAAAGAGGCTGCGCCTAGCGAGGCATGTGTGTAAGGTGGCGACGCCCCGAGGAGATACCCGACAATGCATGATGGTGAGGCggtgcggcggtggccgcgTGCGAGGAGCGGAGGTCGAGTGGTGGCGTATCTATGTGGCGAGCGCAGTAGAGGAGGAGGTACGGCGTCGTGCTACGTGGAGGTGCGGCGGTGACGCGTCCCCAGATAGGCTACCATGACTTTGGTCTGGGAGTGCCGAGCCGTGAGCGTGCAAcgaggggttgggatgctccgggcGAAAGCCTTCATTGGCATTcttgctggtggagatgacAGCGGCGCCCTAGGACGTCATTTTCTATATTGGGGGCATCATGTCTGAGCTACAACCCTGCTGCATGGGGTACTCTAGGTGAAAACATTGTTCGGATTCTGGACGAGCAATGACGACGCCATTGGCAttgtgccctccttggaggcgtcgtctctagagactCATCTCGATTTGTGGCATTGCTGGTCCATTGATCATGGGCGGCCGCAGCTGGTGGCGGCAATTCTGCCACGTGGCAAGCTGGACGGGTGTTGCCGAGGCCATGTGGAGACGATCGCAGTTATGGTAGCGGccaggggttgtcgcatggttgtcGGTTTTGGCTGCTTGTATAGCAGACCACGGTGGTTGGCGTTGCTTGACAACGGTCAATACAGCGTGGGATTGTGTCGGAGGACggcgcttgcggcaacggcATCGTGGGACGACTAGGCTTGCAACGAACAGCGGCAAGTTGCTCAGCTTGGCTGGACTATCCGATGCGGTATATCATTGGAAGACGGCACATGCGACTTCTCTTCTCTGGCTTGCTgacacggcggcggaggctattTATGTGGTGAAGCAATGAGACGAAGTCGACctgatcgatggagatcttgtgaagcggggcaacattgctcaccactctgacGACAATAAAAGAAATGGATCGGTGACGTGGAGTACTgcggtgggcgtggcgaggcccctACGCGCGGTGTTTCTTCAAGGCGATGAGAGCCAGGTGGAGTCCAAGGCGGATGCGGCGAGGCCCCACGCATTGTGTTATTGTGGTggtgactgcgaggcagcctgcgagaggtccgaaTTCGGTGGCATCACTTTGTTaagtggagtgtggtgttgcaacGGCACTACAACGGAGGGTCtcgcatggcggtggccttctcggtgcggtgcagtctgCTTCTATCGGTCCCGTGTCGATGCAGGGCCACGCTTGGAGGTTTCGGCAACTACATGAGCGtaaatgttggtgggtgccgcgAAAAGACTTCGGCTCTGCTGCCGTTGTTGGGGGAGTTAAATCCGCTTGAGATGTGTTGAGTTTAGCGCGtgttgatatcccaatccaaTCGACCGATATGTTGTTAAGTTGAGTTAAGTACGATGGCGTGGTGCGGTATGGGTTGATAACCCAATCCAACCTACCAGTGTTTGTATTGTTTATTCATTTGTTGTTTTCGTCTAGTtggtttcattttctttttctgaaaatacTGAGTCGTGGAAGTCGTCGGAATCTGCAAGCTCAATGGCTGTGCTCTGGATGCTGTTGCAGTCCAAGCACCGAATCTTTAGCCCTCAACTTTCTATCAACTCTTTTATTGCATCTCGTACAGAGTATACGCGTATACTATACGTGGTGTGAATAAGCACCGCGCAGTTGTGTATGGACATGGCAGGTGTTATGTATTAGTTGACCTCCGGTTTAGCTGTATAATATACTAGTATATTAATGTTCTTGCAAGCAATGTCAACGGGCTAGATATGTAATTAAGCACTCTCTTCTTAGCTTTATAAAAACTGAAATAATGGAGTGCGGGAAGTAGCTTATACTATATGCTATATCCTTTTCAGTTCTGACCATGTTGTTTCAGTAGGAAGCGAAGTCGGTGAAGGTTCTGCGTGGTTTTGttaggattttattttatcagtTGTCCAATTATGCTGTCCAGGAATTCCACTCACTCCATCTGGTACACGCCTCGCCTATCATGATGCAAACCACGTCGTGGAAGAACTGTGTACCTGCTTGGCGGGGAGAAAATGGAGCAGGAAACTTCTGAACGCAAGCATATGCATGTGATGCTGTAGAAGTTTTCGAGAATGAATGAATGCTGTTGAGGCTGCAAATGGCCACTCGGCTAGGTGCCGGTGCTTCGCAATGCCGCTATCAGAGAGACTTCAGACCATCTCAACACCGAACGACTGAAGGCGTCTGATATAGATGCGTGGCCAAAATCAGATGCAGGTTGGGGATGGATGAGGAGATTTCCTTGTTAGTTTAGTTCTCATGACTCACAAAGTGCTGGGATGAAGCAAGCTATCTAGGGCGGCATAGCTGTTGCCTATCCCTACTCTCGATCGCAACAATGACAAGTGCATGACATGGACTTATGGAGCACGGTGAGGAACCGGCAAAGCTAACCCATCGCACCCAAAGCAAGCAGGTAGCGTCAGACTGATCCGATTATAGGAGGAGTTCAGAGTCCTCACTCTTCAGAGCTTCCAGAGTCCTGGCCGACCGGTTCGTCGGCAACTTGCAAAGGTTGCCAACGGCCAGTTAAACAAACGCTACTAGCTGTGGCTCAGCTGGAACTCGAGAGATCATGAAAACGACATCACATTCTAGCCGTAGACACACTGGTATGGTAACTAGGATCGAGTTACACTTCGCCACCGTGGACATGCATGGCCGGGTCAAGACAATGTCCTCGAACGGCATCTGATAATGCGACCAGACAGAAACGgcttcgccgcgccgccgccccgcagcAGCTCGGCTCTTTcctccaccggccgccgcgcgtGTCGTCACGATAACGACATGGCCAAACAAACCGACGAATCAAAGGCTAGCTAAGCGCCTAGGCTAGATAGGCAAAGGGCAAATCTGACCTGATTTGTTTATTATCTTCGCATAAGTCAAGTGATTAATAACAacgctgcaactgcaagtcgCATGGCGCATGTACATGAGGACTTTCTCTCTCGGTAGCTTAGCTAGCTTATAAATAGGCTCCGGGTCCCTCACCTTTTCCTCATTCAAACGCTTCCGAGAGAGCAATCATCGGGCATTCGGGCTTGTCATCCAGCTTCCGAGCTCCGATCCTCGTCGTCTCTGCTTGCAAGCTAGCTTTGATCTGTTCGTTTGGCGATTCTTGATCAAGTCAATGGCGTATGGCAAGAGGTCGAGGCAGCAGGCCGAGGAGATGGTCCGGCTACCCGACGGCGCCGACGTCGCGAGCTTCCTGCTTCTCTTCTCGGGCCACCACTACCAGCACCACGCGTCGTCGCCGGACCCAGCCTCGGCACCGGAGCGCGTGTTCGAATGCAAGACCTGCAACCGGCAGTTCCCGTCCTTCCAGGCGCTCGGCGGGCACCGGGCCAGCCACAAGAAGCCCCgcacggcggacggcggcgccgcggcagaGCCGCCCAAGCCCAAGGTGCACGGCTGCTCCATCTGCGGGCTCGAGTTCGCCATCGGCCAGGCGCTCGGCGGCCacatgcgccgccaccgcgcggcCGAGGCGGACGGCGGCAGCAACAACGGCCTCGGGCTAGGCCTCAGCCTCGGCAGCGGGCTCGGGCAGAAAGACGGCGGCaggaaggtggcgccggcggccgaggtTGTGCTGGACCTGAACGCCGTgccggagatggaggaggagccggatcgcgccaagctggggCTCTCCGTCGAATTCCCCGTAGCAGTAGTTGACTTCTTACGCTAAGAACGTGGAATAGATTGATCTTCTCGGTTCCATTTTTGAATTACACTATTTACACATTAAACCAACCCAAAGGTCAGCCTTTGAAACATTAGAAAGTCCAggatacatgtttttttttctcagaaATGTATGAGGATATTTCTAATGTTCAAGGGGACAGGCTCTATACAGTATGCATGGTTTGACTTTCTGcagattttattttttatacatATTTTAAGGCTTTATATATTACTCGTAGTGATATATACTTCTGTTTTGTTTCATCATTTTCACTAGAGATTTATTTTGTGGGTTTGAGTATCTTGTTTTGCTTTTCCCACATGCATCATGTATATTCATGCATGCAGTTGTCATATATACTCCAATACATATGAATATATCCAGTACTAGTGACACAATTTGGCGGCTTATCCAATACTAGTGTATGAATATATCTCGATTTGAATGCTGAAGATAAAGCGTTGGTCCGTTTGCAGTGGTATTCGAAGTTGAATGTCAAAACAAATGTTATTCTTAGTTTTGGCTCTCTGTTCAAAACGCACACTGactttgatttattttctttctttttctggaaaagagaaagaacatCAACGTTTTAACTTTTAAGGGAAACACTCCGGGAGGAAGAGATGGTTGGAATGTTCACTTTGTCAGAAATACATCCTCaatacccacaaggaaggaagaaaacagactcctactaggattcctctgtaatcctactactACTCATACtatgtaatcctactatgactcctccttgtaacggactagtaatcccgccccccaGAGTATATAAAGGACGGCAGGGGTTCCTAGATCGGTAGCTGGAGACCTCATAGCACAACAGAGGATCGAATCCttaataccaaacaacacccaatcgcagggcgcaatatacaacaccccaaacaggacgtagagtattacgctactcta is a genomic window containing:
- the LOC117840777 gene encoding uncharacterized protein yields the protein MAYGKRSRQQAEEMVRLPDGADVASFLLLFSGHHYQHHASSPDPASAPERVFECKTCNRQFPSFQALGGHRASHKKPRTADGGAAAEPPKPKVHGCSICGLEFAIGQALGGHMRRHRAAEADGGSNNGLGLGLSLGSGLGQKDGGRKVAPAAEVVLDLNAVPEMEEEPDRAKLGLSVEFPVAVVDFLR